A genomic segment from Dasypus novemcinctus isolate mDasNov1 chromosome X, mDasNov1.1.hap2, whole genome shotgun sequence encodes:
- the S100G gene encoding protein S100-G, producing the protein MSAKQSPEELKRIFEKYAAKEGDPDQLSKEELRLLIQAEFPNLLKGPSTLDDLFKELDKNGDGEVSFEEFQVFIKKISQ; encoded by the exons ATGAGCGCCAAACAGTCTCCCGAAGAACTGAAGCGCATTTTTGAAAAGTATGCAGCCAAAGAAGGCGATCCAGACCAGCTGTCCAAGGAAGAGCTGAGGCTCTTGATTCAGGCGGAGTTTCCAAATTTACTCAAA GGTCCAAGCACCCTAGATGACCTCTTTAAAGAACTGGACAAGAACGGAGATGGAGAAGTTAGCTTTGAAGAATTCCAGGTGTTCATAAAAAAGATATCCCAgtga